One part of the Constrictibacter sp. MBR-5 genome encodes these proteins:
- a CDS encoding hydantoinase/oxoprolinase family protein, translating to MPAYSLGIDIGGTFTDIVAYDHASGRSLTHKELTTPDDPAKGVITGIVRLFDREGLAYRDVSRVVHATTLFANALIERKGAATGLITTEGFRDVLEIGRERKYELYDIFIEMPKPLVRRGLRMEVAERMAPDGTPEIPLDEAGLVRQAQALVDAGVVSVAVMFLHAYANPAHERAAQAILRERFPGLFVSISSEIAPEIREFERASTTVANAYIKPIADRYLDNLGREIAALGIGAPLFMMLSNGGLTHVREAKRTPIQLLESGPAAGALAGAFFGDRSAAKSVLAFDMGGTTAKLSVVDDGEPLIGYSFEAAREKRFIEGSGLPINISTIELIEIGAGGGSIAHLDSLGLLKVGPQSAGSQPGPACYGRGGSEPTVTDANLLLGYLNPDFFAGGTIAISAEAASGAMQKIGAATDMSPVGVAWGIHNVVNESMASAARVHIAERGKDPRRYALLTTGGGGPLHGCEVARKLGIKRIVCPPGAGVASALGLLVAPARVDRVSTVAAPLATMDWPAFEAAYATLEADALSVIRDTGIDPETAEVTRLADLRYIGQGFELVTALPPGPYGPGALAGIMAAFEAAYRAVFSRTPPGSVEVVNIRVSARAPAGGADLQVRAPDGATLADALKTSRPVYFGLAGDFVATPVYDRRLLGAGSDIAGPAVIEEPESTLIVPSDGRLVVENSGNLVVTLG from the coding sequence GAGCTGACGACGCCGGACGACCCGGCGAAGGGCGTCATCACCGGCATCGTCCGGCTGTTCGACCGCGAGGGCCTCGCCTACCGGGACGTCAGCCGCGTCGTGCACGCGACCACGCTGTTCGCCAACGCGCTGATCGAGCGCAAGGGCGCGGCAACGGGCCTGATCACCACCGAGGGCTTCCGCGACGTCCTGGAGATCGGGCGCGAGCGTAAATACGAGCTCTACGACATCTTCATCGAGATGCCGAAGCCGCTGGTGCGGCGCGGCCTGCGGATGGAGGTCGCCGAGCGGATGGCGCCGGACGGCACGCCCGAGATCCCGCTCGACGAGGCTGGCCTGGTCCGGCAGGCACAGGCGCTGGTCGATGCCGGCGTGGTGTCCGTCGCCGTGATGTTCCTGCACGCCTATGCCAACCCGGCGCACGAGCGCGCCGCGCAGGCGATCCTGCGCGAACGGTTCCCCGGCCTGTTCGTGTCGATCTCGTCGGAGATCGCGCCGGAGATCCGCGAATTCGAGCGCGCCTCGACGACCGTCGCGAACGCCTACATCAAACCGATCGCCGACCGCTATCTGGACAATCTGGGCCGCGAGATCGCCGCACTCGGCATCGGCGCGCCACTGTTCATGATGCTGTCGAACGGCGGCCTGACCCATGTCCGCGAGGCGAAGCGCACGCCGATCCAGCTGCTTGAATCCGGCCCGGCGGCCGGCGCGCTCGCCGGCGCCTTCTTCGGCGACCGCAGCGCCGCCAAGTCGGTGCTGGCCTTCGACATGGGCGGCACGACGGCGAAGCTGAGCGTCGTCGACGACGGCGAGCCGCTGATCGGCTACAGCTTTGAGGCGGCACGCGAGAAGCGCTTCATCGAGGGCAGCGGCCTGCCGATCAACATCTCGACGATCGAACTGATCGAGATCGGCGCCGGCGGCGGCTCCATCGCCCATCTCGACAGCCTGGGCCTGCTGAAGGTCGGCCCGCAGAGCGCGGGCTCGCAGCCGGGGCCGGCCTGCTACGGCCGCGGCGGCAGCGAACCCACGGTGACCGACGCCAACCTGCTGCTGGGCTATCTCAACCCCGACTTCTTCGCCGGCGGCACCATCGCGATCAGCGCGGAGGCGGCGAGCGGTGCCATGCAGAAGATCGGCGCGGCGACGGACATGTCGCCCGTCGGCGTCGCCTGGGGCATCCACAACGTCGTCAACGAGAGCATGGCGAGTGCGGCGCGCGTGCACATCGCCGAGCGCGGCAAGGACCCGCGGCGCTATGCGCTGCTGACCACCGGCGGCGGCGGTCCGCTGCACGGCTGCGAGGTCGCCCGCAAGCTGGGCATCAAGCGGATCGTCTGCCCGCCGGGCGCCGGCGTCGCCTCGGCCCTCGGCCTGCTGGTGGCGCCGGCGCGCGTCGACCGGGTGTCGACCGTCGCGGCCCCGCTGGCGACCATGGACTGGCCGGCGTTCGAGGCCGCCTATGCGACGCTGGAGGCCGACGCGCTGTCGGTCATCCGCGACACCGGCATCGACCCGGAGACGGCTGAGGTCACCCGCCTCGCCGACCTGCGCTATATCGGCCAGGGCTTCGAACTGGTGACGGCGCTGCCGCCCGGCCCCTACGGCCCCGGCGCGCTGGCCGGCATCATGGCGGCGTTCGAGGCGGCCTACCGCGCGGTGTTCTCGCGCACGCCGCCCGGATCGGTCGAGGTGGTCAACATCCGCGTCTCGGCACGCGCACCCGCCGGCGGGGCCGACCTGCAGGTGCGGGCACCAGACGGCGCCACCCTGGCGGACGCGCTGAAGACCTCGCGCCCGGTCTATTTCGGCCTCGCCGGCGACTTCGTCGCGACGCCGGTCTACGACCGCCGCCTGCTGGGCGCGGGCAGCGACATCGCTGGACCGGCCGTGATCGAGGAACCGGAATCGACGCTGATCGTGCCGTCGGACGGGCGGCTGGTCGTCGAGAATTCGGGCAATCTCGTCGTCACGCTGGGCTGA